A single Tenacibaculum sp. 190524A02b DNA region contains:
- a CDS encoding carboxypeptidase-like regulatory domain-containing protein produces the protein MIFLFSTTCKSQENYSELWNKVHQFEIDNLPKSALKIVDEIYNKAQKSNNSPQLVKSLFYKSKFSLTLEEDAQLKVIKHYQKHIANSKTPTKNILENILANLYWQYFTENRWKFYNRTQTNKKVDKNDFRTWDLTTLFNEIHVHYQNSLQNTKQLQKISIREFADILQLSKDALKYHPTLFDFLAQNTLSFYTTNETNITKPAYQFKLNNPAYLAAIETFSKLNITTKDQTSLQFNALKVYQQLLQFHLRSKNIDALTNIDLQRLQFVNKNGTFSNKQSLLLEALEKAKNNYKKHEASGLYAYEIAKIYNEQANTYKAIKNEVHQFKNKEALTICNTVIKQFPKSLGAKKCTSLKNQITTPTLNITSEKHLPINQYSRALVSYKNLNNLYFSLYKVTPSQIEELDKLYTEEKRINFIQKLTKLENWENNLKNEGDYQVHTTEVVIPKLKTGNYLVVATTNKDFSKETTLAFDAIQITNIAFITNHKNTNNYQVVDRNTGKPLAGAKVHLSNTPRRYGKKLDKHFTTNKNGEFTFTPNKQYYSGVEAKITHNKETAIFKRFYINPRYKNHHNEPKARIETFVFTDRSIYRPGQTIHFKGIAMKALKNKSNVVTNETAYITLKDVNHQIIKELKLTTNEFGSFSSTFTIPSNTLTGQFLIETAVSSGRNYTYISVEEYKRPKFATSFKPITDAIQVNDQVKVTGTANSFSGINITDAKVVYRVHRKIEYPRWWYWYRPHFVSEPQEIKQGETTTNDSGVFEIDFKALPDESVAKKDLPVFTYEVTADVTDINGETRSATTTIKVGYHTLIADVTLPELLNKTNTENTITVNTKNLNGEKVASKGVLKVYKLQAPNRILRKRPWAFPDYQAIPKKQFEKQFPNDAYTDEDKVTNWKKGKLVFETNVNTDTQKEINLKNIQKWASGQYICVFETKDTYGQKVTGRQFFEVFSAKDKSPADNKLINVSLDKPTYKVGEKATVTVSTHSKNITVMLFIEKKHKTVERYYIHLNKSHKKISIPISQNDLGGFSVQWYFVNYNAFDKGSLAVNVPYPKTELEITTNTLRDKLQPGTHQTWSFTVKGPKKDAVAAELLAGMYDASLDAFKQHDWYFSPIQKPRYRSYNNAEANVSFGNNSFKIQNLPYAGNSYFQSYQPNAQFNWFGFSFNKNRWTNQQYIRNLKIQRTKFDGTFTGIVENINGTPLPFVNIYIKGTKFGTTTDINGKFTLKANSGDTISISFVGYKSIEKTITNFNDTVIILEETTNSLNEVVIRGNASLRRKSSITGSATTMSDEVINNESVVAEGAMANDNSDGKLGLFDSSDIPAKKETDLQNVKARKNLQETAFFYPHLTTDKNGNVTFNFTVPEALTKWKLQLLAHTKELHSATKTLETVTQKELMVTPNAPRFLRHGDKLTLSAKISNLSTANLEGVAQLILTNPITGKNIDILNDSSAKNSFTVAKNGNTSVSWNLKVPETLDAVQYKIVAKAGDFSDGEQNALPVLTNRMLVTETLPMWIRSKETKTFALDKLKNTTSKTLRNHKLTLEVTSNPAWYAVQALPYLMEYPHECSEQIFARYYANSLASYIANSNPRIQEVFKQWKSSEALLSNLEKNQELKSLIIQETPWLREAQSESEQKKRIALLFDLNKLSNEKQGAIQKLKQLQMSNGGFPWFKGSTYPNSYITLHVASGFGHLQLLGVTNLDDNAKTIVNKAIQFLDAEIAETHRKLLEQANRIKEKDGEAKAAKYLAEKHINNFELQYLYMRSFYSKIPTNNKTEQSIAYFKKQAATYWKEFGLYSKGLIALIQHRAGDKTNANKILKSLKENSITSEELGMYWKSNQPSWNWYQSPIETQALLIEAFTEIENDIKTIDNLKIWLLKNKQVNQWKTTKATTEAVYALLLQGSDWLSVSDLVDVKVGNQTIDPTKNPEMKAEAGTGYFKTSWNTSEITPAMGTVTLTAKNNSIAWGGLYWQYFEDLDKITSSETPLQLKKKLFKKVNSDTGKKLLEVTNTTDLKVGDLLTVRIELRADRTMEFIHMKDMRASGVEPVTILSEYKWQDGLGYYESTKDASTNFFFDRLPKGVYVFEYDVRVNNAGDFSNGITTIQSMYAPEFTSHSKGIRIRVK, from the coding sequence ATGATATTTTTATTTTCAACCACTTGTAAATCTCAAGAAAATTATAGCGAGTTATGGAACAAGGTTCATCAATTTGAAATAGACAACCTTCCAAAATCTGCGTTGAAAATTGTTGATGAAATTTATAATAAAGCACAAAAAAGTAACAACTCACCTCAACTTGTTAAGTCACTATTTTATAAAAGTAAGTTTTCATTAACGTTAGAAGAAGATGCTCAACTAAAAGTAATAAAACACTATCAAAAGCATATTGCTAATTCAAAAACACCAACTAAAAATATACTAGAAAATATACTGGCTAATTTATACTGGCAATACTTTACTGAAAATAGATGGAAATTTTACAACCGAACGCAAACCAACAAAAAAGTTGATAAAAACGATTTTAGAACTTGGGATTTGACCACGCTTTTTAATGAAATACATGTACATTACCAAAACTCATTACAAAATACCAAACAGCTACAAAAAATAAGTATTCGTGAATTTGCAGATATTCTACAACTTTCAAAAGATGCTTTAAAATATCATCCTACTTTATTTGACTTTCTAGCGCAAAACACCCTTAGTTTTTACACCACTAATGAAACAAACATTACCAAACCTGCGTATCAATTTAAACTAAACAATCCAGCATATTTAGCAGCTATTGAAACGTTCTCTAAACTAAATATTACCACTAAAGACCAAACCTCTTTACAATTTAATGCTTTAAAAGTATATCAACAACTTTTACAATTTCATCTTCGTTCAAAAAATATAGATGCATTAACCAATATTGATTTACAACGTTTACAATTTGTCAATAAAAATGGAACCTTTAGTAATAAACAATCCTTATTATTAGAGGCTTTAGAAAAAGCTAAAAACAACTATAAAAAACACGAAGCATCTGGGTTATATGCCTATGAAATAGCCAAAATATATAATGAACAGGCAAATACCTACAAGGCTATTAAAAATGAAGTTCATCAATTTAAAAACAAAGAAGCTTTAACCATCTGTAATACGGTTATTAAACAATTTCCTAAAAGTTTAGGCGCTAAAAAATGCACCAGTTTAAAGAATCAAATTACAACACCTACTTTAAACATTACCTCTGAAAAGCACTTACCTATAAATCAATATTCAAGAGCTTTAGTTTCTTATAAAAACTTAAATAACCTGTACTTTTCTTTGTATAAAGTCACGCCATCTCAAATTGAAGAATTAGACAAATTATATACAGAAGAAAAACGTATTAATTTTATTCAAAAATTAACAAAATTAGAAAACTGGGAAAATAACTTAAAGAATGAAGGCGATTATCAAGTTCATACTACAGAAGTTGTTATTCCTAAATTAAAAACAGGGAATTACTTAGTTGTTGCCACTACTAATAAAGATTTTTCCAAAGAAACAACTTTGGCTTTTGATGCTATTCAAATAACCAACATTGCTTTTATTACCAATCATAAAAACACCAATAATTACCAAGTTGTAGATAGAAATACAGGAAAACCTTTAGCGGGTGCAAAAGTACACCTTAGTAATACTCCTAGACGCTACGGTAAAAAGCTAGACAAACATTTTACCACCAATAAAAATGGTGAATTTACTTTTACACCTAACAAACAATATTATTCAGGCGTTGAAGCAAAAATTACACATAATAAAGAAACGGCTATTTTTAAACGTTTTTATATAAACCCTAGATATAAAAATCATCATAACGAGCCAAAAGCACGTATTGAAACGTTTGTTTTTACTGATAGAAGCATTTACAGACCTGGACAAACCATCCATTTTAAAGGAATTGCCATGAAAGCTCTTAAAAACAAATCAAATGTTGTTACTAATGAAACCGCTTACATTACATTGAAAGATGTAAATCATCAAATAATAAAAGAATTAAAATTAACTACTAATGAATTTGGTTCTTTCTCATCTACCTTTACCATTCCTAGTAATACGTTAACTGGGCAATTTTTAATAGAAACTGCTGTAAGTAGTGGTAGAAACTACACGTATATATCTGTTGAAGAATACAAAAGACCAAAATTTGCAACCAGCTTTAAACCCATTACCGATGCTATACAGGTAAATGACCAAGTAAAAGTTACGGGTACTGCCAATTCGTTTTCTGGAATCAATATTACAGATGCAAAAGTTGTTTATAGAGTACATCGTAAAATAGAATATCCAAGATGGTGGTATTGGTACAGACCTCATTTTGTATCCGAGCCACAAGAAATTAAACAAGGAGAAACCACAACCAATGATTCTGGAGTTTTTGAAATTGACTTTAAAGCACTGCCTGATGAAAGTGTTGCTAAAAAAGACTTGCCTGTTTTTACTTATGAAGTTACTGCTGATGTTACGGATATTAATGGAGAAACAAGAAGTGCTACTACCACTATAAAAGTTGGGTATCATACGCTAATTGCCGATGTAACTTTACCTGAGTTGTTAAACAAAACCAATACAGAAAATACCATTACGGTAAACACCAAAAACTTAAATGGAGAAAAAGTAGCTTCAAAAGGCGTTTTAAAAGTCTACAAACTACAAGCTCCTAATCGTATATTACGTAAACGCCCTTGGGCTTTTCCAGACTATCAAGCCATTCCTAAAAAACAATTTGAAAAACAATTTCCAAATGATGCCTATACTGATGAAGACAAAGTTACTAATTGGAAAAAAGGAAAACTTGTTTTTGAAACCAATGTAAATACGGACACTCAAAAGGAAATTAACCTTAAAAACATTCAAAAATGGGCATCTGGTCAATACATTTGTGTTTTTGAAACGAAAGATACATACGGACAAAAAGTAACAGGAAGACAGTTTTTTGAAGTCTTTTCAGCTAAAGACAAATCACCTGCGGACAACAAATTAATCAATGTTTCTTTAGACAAACCAACCTACAAAGTTGGAGAAAAAGCAACGGTAACCGTAAGTACTCATTCAAAAAATATAACGGTAATGCTTTTTATAGAAAAAAAACACAAAACAGTTGAAAGGTATTACATACATTTAAATAAAAGTCATAAAAAAATAAGCATTCCCATTTCTCAAAATGATTTAGGCGGATTTAGCGTACAATGGTATTTTGTAAATTACAATGCTTTTGATAAAGGAAGTTTAGCGGTAAATGTTCCATATCCTAAAACAGAATTAGAAATTACTACCAATACTTTAAGAGACAAATTACAACCAGGCACACATCAAACATGGAGCTTTACGGTAAAAGGGCCTAAAAAAGATGCAGTAGCTGCTGAGTTATTAGCCGGTATGTATGATGCCTCTTTAGATGCATTTAAACAACACGATTGGTACTTCTCTCCTATTCAAAAACCTAGGTATCGTAGTTATAACAATGCAGAAGCTAATGTTAGTTTTGGTAACAATAGTTTTAAAATACAGAACCTTCCTTACGCTGGAAATTCTTATTTTCAATCTTACCAACCAAATGCACAATTTAACTGGTTTGGATTCAGCTTTAATAAAAATAGATGGACTAATCAACAATACATCCGTAACTTAAAAATACAACGAACAAAATTCGACGGTACGTTTACAGGTATTGTTGAAAATATAAATGGTACCCCTCTACCTTTTGTTAATATATATATTAAAGGAACAAAATTTGGGACAACTACTGATATTAATGGGAAATTCACCCTAAAAGCTAATAGTGGAGACACTATCAGCATTAGTTTCGTTGGTTATAAATCAATAGAAAAAACAATTACAAACTTTAATGATACTGTAATTATTTTAGAAGAAACTACCAATTCATTAAACGAAGTTGTTATTAGAGGTAATGCTAGTCTGAGAAGAAAATCATCCATTACTGGTAGTGCTACTACTATGAGTGATGAAGTTATAAATAACGAATCAGTTGTTGCTGAAGGTGCAATGGCTAATGATAATTCAGATGGAAAATTAGGACTTTTTGATTCATCCGATATACCTGCTAAAAAAGAAACCGATTTACAAAATGTAAAAGCTAGAAAAAACTTACAAGAAACGGCATTTTTCTATCCGCATTTAACAACAGATAAAAACGGGAACGTTACTTTTAATTTTACGGTTCCAGAAGCGTTAACCAAATGGAAATTGCAATTGTTAGCACATACAAAAGAATTACACTCGGCCACCAAAACATTGGAAACTGTTACTCAAAAAGAATTAATGGTAACACCTAATGCACCACGTTTCCTTCGTCATGGTGATAAACTTACGTTAAGTGCTAAAATTTCTAATCTTTCGACTGCCAATTTAGAAGGTGTTGCACAACTTATTTTAACCAATCCTATTACTGGGAAAAATATAGATATATTGAATGATTCTAGTGCAAAGAACTCTTTTACTGTAGCTAAAAATGGAAATACATCAGTTTCATGGAACCTAAAAGTTCCTGAAACATTAGATGCGGTTCAATATAAAATAGTAGCCAAAGCTGGTGATTTTTCTGATGGTGAGCAAAATGCGTTACCAGTACTTACCAATAGAATGTTAGTGACTGAAACGTTACCTATGTGGATTCGTAGTAAAGAAACTAAGACTTTTGCACTGGATAAACTAAAAAATACTACTTCCAAAACACTACGTAATCATAAATTAACCTTAGAAGTTACTTCCAACCCTGCTTGGTATGCTGTACAAGCTTTGCCTTATTTAATGGAGTATCCTCACGAATGTAGCGAACAAATTTTTGCGCGTTACTATGCAAATAGTTTAGCTAGTTATATTGCAAATTCTAACCCAAGAATACAAGAAGTATTCAAACAATGGAAATCTTCAGAAGCATTATTAAGTAACTTAGAAAAAAATCAAGAATTAAAATCATTAATCATTCAGGAAACACCTTGGTTACGTGAAGCACAATCTGAATCTGAGCAAAAGAAACGTATTGCTTTGTTATTTGACTTGAATAAATTAAGCAACGAAAAACAAGGTGCTATTCAAAAGTTAAAACAATTACAAATGAGTAATGGTGGGTTTCCTTGGTTTAAAGGAAGTACCTATCCAAATAGCTATATTACTTTACATGTTGCTAGTGGTTTTGGACATTTACAACTGCTTGGAGTTACTAATTTAGATGATAATGCAAAAACCATTGTAAATAAAGCTATTCAATTTTTAGATGCTGAAATTGCAGAAACTCATAGAAAATTATTGGAACAGGCTAATAGAATTAAAGAGAAAGATGGTGAAGCTAAAGCTGCTAAGTATCTTGCTGAAAAGCATATCAACAACTTTGAGTTACAATACTTATACATGCGTAGTTTTTATAGTAAGATACCTACCAATAATAAAACCGAACAAAGTATTGCTTATTTCAAAAAACAAGCAGCAACGTATTGGAAAGAGTTTGGATTGTATAGCAAAGGATTGATTGCTTTAATACAACATAGAGCGGGTGATAAAACCAATGCTAACAAAATTCTAAAATCATTAAAAGAAAACAGCATTACTTCAGAAGAGTTGGGTATGTATTGGAAAAGCAACCAACCAAGCTGGAACTGGTATCAATCTCCTATTGAAACACAGGCTTTATTAATAGAAGCTTTTACTGAAATTGAAAACGATATTAAAACTATTGATAACCTAAAGATATGGTTATTAAAAAATAAGCAAGTCAATCAATGGAAAACCACCAAAGCTACTACTGAAGCTGTATACGCTTTGCTATTACAAGGTAGTGACTGGTTATCTGTTTCTGATTTAGTTGATGTAAAAGTAGGTAATCAAACCATTGATCCTACAAAAAATCCTGAAATGAAAGCGGAAGCAGGTACTGGATATTTTAAAACTTCTTGGAATACTTCTGAAATAACACCTGCTATGGGAACAGTAACCTTAACTGCTAAGAATAATTCTATTGCTTGGGGTGGTTTGTACTGGCAGTATTTTGAAGATTTAGATAAAATTACTTCTTCTGAAACACCTTTACAACTTAAAAAGAAATTATTTAAAAAAGTAAATTCAGATACTGGTAAAAAACTACTTGAAGTTACCAATACTACTGATTTAAAAGTAGGTGATTTACTTACCGTAAGAATAGAACTTCGTGCTGATAGAACTATGGAATTTATACATATGAAAGATATGCGTGCCAGTGGTGTTGAACCTGTTACTATATTATCAGAATACAAATGGCAAGATGGTTTAGGGTATTATGAAAGTACTAAAGATGCTTCTACCAACTTCTTTTTTGATAGATTACCAAAAGGCGTTTATGTTTTTGAATATGATGTTCGTGTAAATAATGCTGGTGATTTTAGTAATGGTATTACCACTATTCAAAGTATGTATGCCCCAGAATTTACAAGTCATTCAAAAGGTATTCGTATTAGAGTTAAGTAA
- a CDS encoding sensor histidine kinase, with product MTKSFIKSFFIGLAILSFLSIPFIHNYFPKLKDWKPYKQHYKKYHNIVNKSISDRQLLFEKLEQNKLTKYDFLIKARGIEKTEKIELKKYHKKRKLLKKEYSFLGYTSFRYFLYAVGLPIFSLGISVFILILIHSPPLSKKIKKIYSIINYSFIYVSSYWVLHSFLTRTDFPKMFYGTSIVIVSLLTTIATYSLTIFFSRRKSRNEKRYNIALDTIENLKKEVFTKQKEEREKERQRISEELHDGVLGKLFGTRLGLGFLNIPEETDKEKYQQFLDELQEVEKEIREVSHKLSANLDGSNIGFEGIVSQLVKDKSKLGNFEYSINTDTTIDWNSVNEVNRVNLYRIIQEALQNIIKHAKASHLTLAFSKQNGHILISIEDNGVGFNTAKNRNGIGINNIKSRVKRLKATLELDSSPNNGTSLVIKNLI from the coding sequence ATGACTAAAAGTTTTATTAAATCTTTTTTTATTGGTTTAGCCATATTGTCTTTTTTATCAATCCCTTTTATACATAATTACTTTCCAAAGCTTAAAGACTGGAAACCATACAAACAACATTACAAAAAATATCACAATATAGTTAACAAGTCTATTTCAGATAGACAGCTTTTATTTGAAAAGCTAGAGCAAAATAAACTAACTAAATATGATTTTTTAATTAAAGCTCGAGGTATTGAAAAAACTGAAAAAATAGAGCTAAAAAAATATCATAAAAAAAGAAAGCTTTTAAAAAAAGAATATTCTTTTCTGGGTTACACGTCTTTCAGATATTTTCTTTATGCTGTTGGTCTACCAATATTTAGTTTAGGAATATCTGTTTTTATACTTATTTTAATTCATAGTCCTCCTTTATCTAAAAAAATCAAAAAAATATATTCAATAATAAACTATAGCTTTATTTATGTATCCTCATACTGGGTTTTGCACTCTTTCTTAACCAGAACAGACTTCCCTAAAATGTTTTATGGAACTAGTATTGTAATCGTATCATTATTAACAACAATAGCTACTTATAGTTTAACTATATTCTTTTCTAGAAGAAAATCTAGAAATGAAAAACGATACAATATAGCTCTAGATACAATTGAAAATTTGAAAAAAGAAGTATTCACCAAACAAAAAGAAGAAAGAGAAAAAGAACGTCAACGGATCTCTGAAGAATTACACGATGGTGTATTGGGTAAACTATTTGGGACTCGTTTAGGACTCGGTTTTTTAAATATTCCTGAGGAAACTGACAAGGAAAAATACCAACAGTTTTTAGATGAACTCCAAGAAGTTGAAAAGGAAATTCGTGAGGTGTCTCATAAATTAAGTGCAAACTTAGATGGTTCTAATATTGGTTTTGAAGGTATTGTTTCGCAATTAGTAAAAGATAAAAGTAAACTGGGTAATTTTGAATACTCCATAAATACAGATACTACTATTGACTGGAATTCTGTTAATGAAGTAAACCGTGTAAACTTATACCGAATTATTCAAGAAGCCTTGCAAAATATTATTAAACATGCAAAAGCTAGCCATTTAACCCTTGCTTTTTCTAAACAAAACGGACATATTCTAATTTCTATAGAGGATAATGGTGTTGGTTTTAACACGGCTAAAAACAGGAACGGAATTGGTATTAATAATATTAAGTCTAGAGTAAAAAGGTTAAAAGCGACTCTAGAGCTAGATTCTTCACCTAATAATGGAACTTCTTTAGTTATTAAAAACCTTATTTAA